The following DNA comes from Alosa alosa isolate M-15738 ecotype Scorff River chromosome 13, AALO_Geno_1.1, whole genome shotgun sequence.
CTAATACTTATTCAAAAAAGCATGATGTTCTTTAGAGGATTTGTTTCCCTTAAGAAAGGCGAACACTGTCTCTGTCAGTTAATTTCAGGAGAAAATCCCACTTTATGAAATGTCAAGAATAACAGACATTCAGTTTAATTTATTCCAGGGCCCTGGCAGATTGACAGACAATAAAAAGAGctatattattacacacacagagaaatcatTGATGGgttatggtgatggtgatgtttGAAAGAGATTTCATGCATTTTAGTCAACAGTTAGAACAATAGCGAACATATCATGGCTTCTCTCAGTAGAGGCACTGATGGGAGCTATTTTCATAACAAGCTGACTGATTCCTGCGGTATATGGATCCAAATTTGACTTAACAAATAGAGCAGTGCAAAACCCCATTTATAGTATGCCATGTTTAGTTTTTGGTTACAATTGCTAAATTGggtttaaaacaaaacaatgctcCTGATTCATAGTCCAAGGCTAAATAAAAAGTTTTTTTCCTCTAAAGGGATAAAGCTTCTTCTGCAAATTaaaagagcagagcagagaagcGGAAAGATAGAATGAGGCTTATCTATGCCACCCACTCTTGACTATGAATCAGTGAGGGGAGACAgtgaaagagatgagaggagagaagggcatGGCTATTCGATCATGAATCACATTAGGCCTTCCCTCACCCCAGCCTCAGCTTTTTAATTTCCCTCAGGCAGGCCTATTAACAAATCTTGGATTTCCTTCCGCAAACAAACATCTCAAGGGCCCTTGGCCCCTTACAGTCAAGCAGTACTCACTGATGGCACATATTGGCACCAATGACAATAGCAAAAGCAATTAGTAAGGTGTACTTGGAGCCTATGTCAAGTGTAGTCACAATTCAGACTAATTAGTAATTTGCAGAGAGATTGCTGCTGCAGTAGTAGGTTCCCACCGGGGAATGTGCCTATAAGGGCAATCTTGCAAACACAAGAAATTATGGCCATTAATTTATTGCGAGTTGTCATGGTCAACTCAACTATGAAACATGGAAATGGAGTAAGGGAGAGAATTTGTCATCCACCTTCCCCTCCAATGCCAATGTTTGTGCTGAGAGTATCACAATACCATCAACTTACACTGATTTACCAATTGATGGTTACAGTGTCGTCGGATCTCAACCTCCTACATCATCCTTCAGTGTTACACCTGGTATTTCTAGGAACATCTGTTGTTATAACTAAAAGATGTCAAGCTTTGCAGGGacaatgtgtgctgtgtgctgtgataACAGGGACTAAACAGTAATCAAGGCAATCCTTGCTCCAACCCACTCCAagtcacaggacacacacacacacacacacacacacacacacacacacacacatattattattattatattattatacaaAACAGGGCTAAGGGAATAATCTGCTGCAAATTATAAGGAGGGGTCTGAATAAGAGTAAGATGATAACATAAACAAAACGACAGCTAGCTCTTACAGTGTATCAAATTATAATTAAAGATGGCTTGTTTCTTCATGGAGGATGAGAGGTTGTTGATATGTCGACTTCACTACACTGAACTAATAGGTTCATATATTTATTAACAACACACCCACTGCTCTGACTCTTGTCTTCTGCTGCTTGTGGACTGATGGGTTTTTAAACATGGCGCTTAATGACATCGTGCATCACCTCCTGCCCGCCCATCGCTTTATCGGGACCGCACTGAAGTACCTACACCAAGGTTTGACCCCGTAGACGTTCCCAGAACGTTGCGTTACGGGGCCGTTCGTCTGTAGGAAACACGCACAAACGTTCCCGTTCCCGTAAAATCAAGTTCCAGGTCCGGTAGTGGAAACGGGCCTATTATTTCATCACTGACATGGAAAAGGTTTTTACAAATGTTTTTGCAGCTACGATGCAAACCAGTACCATACATGCACAACATCAAGATGATAATGTGGTATGATGACACCAGACCATTTAAAAGCTGTTGTTTAAAGTTATTTTGGGAAAACAgcaataaaatacaataaaataaaatgtttcatTTGTTATAAGAGTTCAGAATATGTTTAAAGACATGTTTATATACATGTTTATATAATTATGTTTATAGACATGCCTTCAGATAATTTACCTCTGCTCTATTGTGGcctcacaccagttgtcttggattCACTTTGACCACAGTATGATAAACCATACTTTAGCACACAAAAATAGAGTTTCCAACAGGTCatgtgaatgtatttttcattgcTAATGACTAATTTGGTGACTGATCATAACAGTATTGACATGGAAGCATTTTAATAGTTGAAACACTTACTAATAGGAAGCACTATTTGATCAGATCTATCTCTGTGCTTTGTTTCAGGTTGCAATCAGTGGTCAAAACAGGAACTATTCCTGTAGGATATTTGCCTTAACTAATAACGCATCATCCTATAGACGATTACAGATTGCATCACATGGTATTTTTCAGTGTCTGTACTTACTCCTCTTTTCTTTTGTctattgttttgttatttttttttccatcagtgTTCCTCTGTGGCATGTAAACTTGTATTTACACCCTGTGAGAAATCAAGAGTCAGGACCACGTTTATGCATGTGAGGTAACCATGGAGCTTTATTTGATTAACTTCCTTCACTGGGTTCTATTTTAGAATTGTTAAGAGACAtttcttgtgtgttttggttttattttcatCTTGGTCTAGGAATTAGACAAAATTGCTGTATTACTCTCAGTTAATTAGTAGACTCATTCTGACCCAGTTAGAATATGCTATTGTTAGGGGTCTTGAAAGTATTTGATTCAGAACTTATGATTTTTGTATTCATGAGTAACTTATGTCCTGATGTTTCTGTTGTATGTTCTTCCACATATTAGATGactgtttttatttcattctgttcctgtactgttcctgtgtgtatctgtgtgtgactatgtgtttAGAGATACGAGGGAATATTATGATTTTGCAAGGATTCAtggttctgcatggctgcgccagtagctatctgctccagATTGCCAGGTTggcactaatcagagtctgattcagtgtagtccatgtgagatgggatgaccaacgccagcTCCCGTCAGcgtggaaggatacttaaaccctaactatttccttgtctagttagagcagctgatggatctttaggtgaattcatgctgtctctcctttGATGaacatcattgtaaataaaacagATTTGTCCTACCATTGGTCTGACTGAGTCTTcattcatctgtggtatcaaaattaccatcagtgCTGTGGACCGTATGTTTATTGAGATGTCACATGCCAATCTCCATCATTGTATGCACACGGTCATACTTTCATGTCACTAAAACCTGCACACCTGCATGAATATGGATCTCAACCTATAGTCAAATAAAGCACAAATTCTCTCCAGTGGCTACTCACCAGTGGCCTCTACCATGCCCTCTAGGATGACCACGATCTCAAACTCGTCCCGTTCCAGCTGCTCTTTGGAGATGTCCCAGAAGGGGCTGGAGGAATTGATCTCGTGGCAGATGATGAGCGGTGACACCAGGAACAGGCGGTCGTCCCCTGTTTCTAAGCCCACGTTGATGTCCGTCTGGTTCAGCGGGATGAACTCCCCTTCCTTGGTCTGTTTGGAACGGATCAGCTTGGCCCGGATGGAGGCCTCCACGATGTGCGAGTTCCGCAGGTCCCCGACACGGAACATCAGGCACAGCTTGTTGTCGCGCATGGAGATGACGGCTGTGTGGGAGAACATGAGCGTCTCGGCGCGCTTGTTGGGCTGTGAGATCTTGACAAACATGCAGCCCACCATGAAGGCGTTAACGATGGTCCCAAGAATGGCCTGCACCAGCAGTAGGATGATACCTTCCGGGCACTTGTCGGTGATGACCCGGTAGCCATAACCAATTGTGGTCTCCGTCTCGATGGAGAACAGAAACGCAGAGACAAAACCGTTGAGGTTGTTGACGCAAGGTGTCCAATCATTGTCATCGGTGTGGTCCAAGTCACCTCGGATGTAGGCGATGAGCCACCAGATAAGGCCGAAGAACACCCAGGTTGTGGTGTACACCATGGTAAAAACAAGAAGGTTGAGGCGCCATTTCAGGTCCACTAGCGTCGTAAAGATGTCTGTTAGGTACCGGTAGGTTTCCCGCACGTTGCCATGGTGCACATTGCACTTGCCATCCTTCTCTACGTAGCGCTGACGACGCTTCTTCACCACTCTTGGGGGGTCTGgatctcctccccccccccttaaCACCATGGTACGATCTGTGGGCACCTGTTAGTGTAATCATACAAAGACGGAGAATTCAGCTTAAACGTGTTTGTCAATTTTCAAGTTTGTAAAAGACGGTATTATTTCCCAAATGAAAAACAGTAACTATAGTGAATATGAAAGTAAAGAGTTAAGATTTGGTCTCTCAAAAAAGAGACGGAACATCTTTTGTCATGGTGCGAGGAGATAAATGGAAGGAAAAATCTTGACAGCAAGTTGACATGACAGCTCATTACAGATGAATCATCATAGGATTGTGCAGATAGAAAAGAGTACATTAGTTCCATTAGATACAGGAGTAATGATAGAGCACATAGTGCCTGTCTCAGGCAAGAGCTTTTCCTGATGCTGAAAGGCATCACCTTGTCTTTGAGGTCAGCCCATTTCTTTGGCAACTTGATACCCTGTTTCTCCACATCCTGTCCTGAGTGGCCCTTGAAATTGCTCATGGCCTGGTAGCCTTGGGGCCACAGTGGTGGTGGCTAACCTAATAGAGCAGCAGGAACAGTCACACTGAAAAGAAAGGGGAAAATACATTAAAAGAAGCATGGTCAAGCAAACATCCTCATCCTGATTCCAACAACTGTACACATATTCTGACAGAACCCTTCATGATATGGAGCACTGGGtttattcattttaattaaGACATTTCTTGAGATATTCTAGGCCTAACCCCATACAGCACTAGTATTGATTGATGACCTGCTTCTCCCTCTGGTATGCCTTGCCTTATGCTTCCCTCTGAGTGCTGGTTGAGTTTAATCGAATGTGCTGATCTTTAGATATCTCCAGTGTTTAAGGCCAGCACAGAGTGCTAAATCAGTCAGCATGGTTTATTTAAGGAGGCAGCGGAAGCCTCCGTCTAGGTCAGTAGTTCACTATTTTATCGGCCTGAGCATCCATCTTATTCCCAGGACATTGTAAAGGTCTCGCCAGTGTTTGGCCAGACTGCCCACAGAAGAGAGCCAGGACAGCAAGTCCCATGGTTCATTGCAGCCGGGCCAGAATTTCTGTTTTAATTGCACAATCTGTCACAGCTCTGGCACACCTTGTTATGGCTCCCTGTTTGACGCTGGGTTGTCTTGTGGTGCACTGCACTTGAAATCCACTCAAGTGGTGCATTTTTATGCTATTGATCAGGTTCCGTGCCTTAAGGCTTCAATGTAAACATGTGCTATTTATCAATGCCAGCTATGGGTTTATTCCCCTGTGGGTGGTaacaagacacatacacacttcagcCCAATCTATTTCACAGTCACACACCCCCACCTTCAAGATCTCTGGTTTGTACATTCGAGAATGGGTAGTGCTTTGATCATGGCCTTTGGATTGGATTACCTGGAATCAGCTACATTTCTTCTGCGTAGAACACTTTAATGATCTGCATTCTCAGATTgaagcggcacacacacactgcacttctTATGAATAGATCAATTCCTGAattgtgaattactttttctgTGCTTTCTTTTGCATCAGCTGCTTTCTTTTGCATCAGTTGCGGACTGCGGGTTCATTATGCCGCTAACTGCTCTCATGTTTTCTCCTGTAGCTTGTTACGATGGAGTGATACTATCCTGAGGATTCAGGATGGAGTAATGGAAGCAATATTATTTAACAAGACATCCTGTAGTTCTCCCCAGTGTCTTGCATGATCCTGGGGAGTTCTTCATACAcactgccctcctcctccctcccaccAACCAGTGCCTTTAGTCAGTAGATGCAGTTAAAGGGATACCAGGAGTCAGTCATTCAttaacccacccacacacagaggtgttATTAACCAGGGCTCTGTTGGGGGCAGGCaaggagggggcagagagagacagacggagGCAGAAGGCACACGCCGGGACACCACAGCTATGCCACAGACTCACAGAGATGACCTCATGAGCCCTACGGAGGAGAAGGTGGACAGACAACCTTGAGGATAAACCACAAAGAgaggctgaggagagagagactgcaagaCAGacaaagtgagagggagagagaaagacagagaaagagagcgagagaaagaatgGTTCGACTGAGAACGCTTTTGTATGATAGGGCAAGACCTTGTGGCCTTCTGGCTTTGTTGTCATTTACAAGCAATTTAATGAGCTGCCAGTCCAGCAAATGGTTCTCTGAGCAACAGagcaaatatattattattaggacaATTTTTGAAAGAAATGGAAACGTTGCAATTTTGTCATTGTTACTCATACTATTATCAAATCATATGTAGCTACTGGATTACTGCGACCAATGAAGATAAATAATGAAACATTATGAAACTTGATTTTCTGCCCCATCATGATCGTGTTGCATTGCttttggaaaataaaaacaagtgtCGAGCTCCAGCAAGTTGTCCAACTGTGATGCCACGTTGGGCTCCAGAAGGCAGGCTGTAGCCCACAGTGACCAAGCGCTGAGGCCAGTGCAGGGGAAGGGATGGCAGGACAGGCAGTAGGGATGGGAAGCACAGGGGTCACTGCAAAATGTCACCAACTGGAGCAGACAGACGATGCTCGTCCACCCAGCTGCCTCCTCACAAGAGCCTCTTCAGAAGAGCCACCAGGTCATTGGGAAGTGCGTTGTAGAGGTCCACACTAGTGACTGACTCACTGCTCGTCTTTTATGGATTCTGCGTATTTCTCTGCCTCACAACATCCTTGGTTCCTACTTCTTTCGGTTTGCTCATTTTTATTTCTTCATTCAATACTGATGTGCAGCCTAGCGGAAATAATGACGGCAAGGTGACACAGCTGTCCATATGGGGGAATGACTGAGCGAGGTGGGGAGTGTAATGCAATGGCCGGGCATTTTGTTCTGTGAATAACACAGAGGAGGATACTTCAGCTCCCACTCCACAATCTCTTCTGCCATGCGGGACAGCAGCAGAGCAGGAGACAGGAGAGCTTATTCACTCTCAAGAGTTTAGGGTCGAGTCTATGGCGAGGACTCCGCGTTTGATGCAGCTTTACGTAAAATAATTATCCCAA
Coding sequences within:
- the zgc:162160 gene encoding G protein-activated inward rectifier potassium channel 4; its protein translation is MSNFKGHSGQDVEKQGIKLPKKWADLKDKVPTDRTMVLRGGGGDPDPPRVVKKRRQRYVEKDGKCNVHHGNVRETYRYLTDIFTTLVDLKWRLNLLVFTMVYTTTWVFFGLIWWLIAYIRGDLDHTDDNDWTPCVNNLNGFVSAFLFSIETETTIGYGYRVITDKCPEGIILLLVQAILGTIVNAFMVGCMFVKISQPNKRAETLMFSHTAVISMRDNKLCLMFRVGDLRNSHIVEASIRAKLIRSKQTKEGEFIPLNQTDINVGLETGDDRLFLVSPLIICHEINSSSPFWDISKEQLERDEFEIVVILEGMVEATGMTCQARSSYLDAEVVWGERFTPVLSLEEGFYEVDYDTFHHTYPTPTPPCSAHQLAELAKKGESIPIPPLSPHDTVEETLRPEVAPHTDEGDTEGPGPREDENEADGETVSNGDMNKTDSGLE